The following coding sequences are from one Muntiacus reevesi chromosome 17, mMunRee1.1, whole genome shotgun sequence window:
- the LOC136148502 gene encoding interferon alpha-1-like gives MAPAWSSLLALLLLSGNSICSLGCHLPHTHSLANRRVLTLLRQLRMVSPSSCLQDRNDFAFPQEALGGSQLQRAQAISVLHEVTQHTFQLFSTQGSAAAWDQSLLDKLRTALDQQLTDLQACLWQEQGLQGAPLLKGDSSLALRKYFHRVTLYLQEKGHSPCAWEVVRAEVMRAFSSSTNLQDRFRRKD, from the coding sequence ATGGCCCCAGCCTGGTCCTCACTCCTGGCCCTGCTGCTGCTCAGCGGCAACTCCATCTGCTCTCTGGGCTGCCACCTGCCTCACACCCACAGCCTGGCCAACAGGAGGGTCCTGACGCTCCTGCGACAACTGAGGATggtctccccttcctcctgcctgcaGGACAGGAATGACTTCGCCTTCCCCCAGGAGGCGCTGGGTGGCAGCCAGCTGCAGAGGGCTCAAGCCATCTCTGTGCTCCACGAGGTGACCCAGCACACCTTCcagctcttcagcactcagggcTCGGCCGCTGCGTGGGACCAGAGCCTCCTGGACAAGCTCCGCACTGCACTGGACCAGCAGCTCACTGACCTGCAAGCCTGTCTGTGGCAGGAGCAGGGGCTGCAAGGGGCTCCCCTGCTCAAGGGGGACTCCAGCCTGGCTCTGAGGAAATACTTCCACAGAGTCACTCTCTATCTGCAAGAGAAGGGACACAGCCCTTGTGCCTGGGAGGTTGTCAGAGCAGAAGTCATGAGAGCCTTCTCTTCCTCAACAAACTTGCAGGACAGATTCCGGAGGAAGGACTGA